One Stigmatella aurantiaca genomic region harbors:
- a CDS encoding amidohydrolase family protein, with translation MTVNGCIESVRPPPPLAALLACLLAAGCAHGPRAADPASRVVLDGARVFDGEALSGPATVVLEGAYIRAVGPRGSVPVPSGARVVDYTGKTILPGLIVAHAHVGHTRGLEMGPEFYTRELVAQQLDRYQAYGVVAVNSLGMNPPLFYTLRRELNGHTSGADLYGAGPGLGAPQGAPPPQMKIADDQVARPRTAEEARALVRDMAERGVDMIKLWVDSLGGKQPKLAPAVYRAAIDEAHRNGVKAAAHIHDLEDAKALAEAGIDVIAHGVRDQRVDDAFIQTLKERGIWYIPTVQLDEANYIYAEHPAWMNAPFFRAAVEPELQRHFEDPTWQRETLAGPEAAKARQAVAVNLENLRLLHEAGVKLGFGTDSGALPQRIPGFAEHRELELMVQAGLTPAEALRVATRNSAELLGLKDRGRIAPDMLADLVVLDADPTEDIRHTQRIHTVWRRGVEVR, from the coding sequence ATGACGGTCAACGGATGCATCGAGTCAGTTCGCCCTCCACCCCCCTTGGCCGCCCTGCTGGCGTGTCTGCTGGCCGCCGGGTGCGCCCATGGGCCGAGGGCGGCCGATCCTGCCTCCCGGGTCGTCCTGGACGGGGCGCGCGTCTTCGATGGGGAGGCCCTGAGCGGGCCCGCGACGGTGGTGCTCGAAGGCGCGTACATCCGCGCGGTGGGCCCCCGGGGCTCGGTGCCGGTGCCCAGTGGGGCGCGCGTGGTGGACTACACCGGCAAGACGATCCTCCCGGGGCTCATCGTGGCCCATGCCCATGTGGGCCACACCCGGGGGCTGGAGATGGGGCCTGAGTTCTACACCCGCGAGCTCGTGGCCCAGCAGCTCGACCGGTACCAGGCGTATGGCGTGGTGGCGGTCAACTCGCTGGGGATGAACCCGCCCCTGTTCTACACGCTGCGCCGGGAGCTGAATGGCCACACCTCGGGCGCGGACCTCTATGGGGCAGGGCCCGGGCTGGGGGCTCCCCAGGGGGCGCCACCCCCGCAGATGAAGATCGCGGACGACCAGGTGGCCCGGCCGCGGACGGCCGAGGAGGCCCGCGCCCTGGTCCGCGACATGGCCGAGCGGGGCGTGGACATGATCAAACTGTGGGTCGACAGCCTCGGCGGCAAGCAGCCCAAGCTGGCCCCGGCGGTCTACCGCGCGGCGATCGACGAGGCCCACCGCAACGGCGTGAAGGCCGCCGCCCACATTCATGACCTGGAGGACGCCAAGGCCCTGGCCGAGGCGGGCATCGATGTCATCGCCCACGGCGTGAGGGACCAGCGCGTGGATGACGCGTTCATCCAGACGCTGAAGGAGCGGGGCATCTGGTACATCCCCACGGTGCAGCTGGACGAGGCGAACTACATCTACGCCGAGCACCCCGCCTGGATGAACGCGCCGTTCTTCCGGGCCGCGGTGGAGCCAGAGCTGCAGCGCCATTTCGAGGACCCCACCTGGCAGCGCGAGACGCTCGCGGGGCCCGAGGCGGCGAAGGCGCGCCAGGCAGTCGCGGTCAACCTGGAGAACCTGCGCCTGCTGCACGAGGCCGGGGTGAAGCTGGGGTTTGGAACCGACTCGGGCGCGCTGCCCCAGCGCATTCCCGGCTTCGCCGAGCACCGCGAGCTGGAGCTGATGGTCCAGGCGGGGCTCACGCCCGCCGAGGCCCTGCGCGTGGCCACGCGGAACTCGGCGGAGCTGCTGGGCTTGAAGGACCGGGGGCGGATTGCGCCGGACATGCTGGCGGATCTGGTGGTGCTCGATGCGGACCCCACCGAGGACATCCGCCACACCCAGCGCATCCACACCGTGTGGCGGCGGGGCGTGGAGGTCCGTTAG
- a CDS encoding phosphoglycerate mutase family protein, with product MKTILIFNLDAPKTRSGLFLSALLGGLLPWLLLGCATPRGEPRPLRETTVWVVRHAEKTSAEAKDPPLSEQGQVRAEDLARRLKGEGVEVFLVSPTLRTQATAEPLARASGKELLSYAAKDYAGLRERILKEFRGKTVLVVGHSNTVLEILEALGAPRPLPALADEDYDYLFRVSLPEAGAATVKTVQYGAAHRQ from the coding sequence ATGAAAACGATTCTCATTTTCAATCTCGACGCCCCGAAAACCCGTTCCGGGCTGTTCCTGAGTGCGCTCCTGGGGGGGCTCTTGCCGTGGCTCCTGCTGGGCTGTGCCACGCCCCGGGGGGAGCCCCGGCCCCTCCGCGAGACGACGGTGTGGGTGGTGCGCCACGCGGAGAAGACTTCCGCGGAGGCCAAGGACCCACCGCTGAGCGAGCAGGGACAGGTGCGGGCGGAGGACCTGGCCCGGCGGCTGAAGGGCGAAGGGGTGGAGGTCTTCCTCGTCAGCCCCACGCTGCGCACGCAGGCAACCGCGGAGCCGCTGGCGCGGGCCTCCGGAAAGGAGCTCCTGAGCTACGCGGCCAAGGACTACGCGGGCCTGCGCGAGCGCATCCTGAAGGAGTTCCGGGGCAAGACGGTCCTGGTGGTGGGCCACTCCAACACGGTGCTGGAGATTCTGGAGGCGCTCGGCGCCCCGCGCCCGCTGCCGGCCCTGGCGGACGAGGACTACGACTACCTCTTCCGGGTGTCGCTCCCGGAAGCGGGCGCCGCGACGGTGAAGACCGTTCAGTACGGCGCGGCCCACCGCCAGTAG
- a CDS encoding GMC family oxidoreductase N-terminal domain-containing protein has product MRQLSSSVERLGEHWPVVIVGSGYGGAIAASRLARAGQKVCVLERGKERMPGEFPRTSGQLLKDVQMSGPGGDLLGKLRLGSPTGLLSLHLLGDVAVLTGCGLGGTSLINASVALRPDPRVLKEESWPEAFRADVEGRLADGYSHVERMLGVQPYPASRPTPRKLEILEQSAQAVGGRFFRPPLSIHFEAGLNAAGIRQGGCTLCGDCATGCNVGAKNTTQMNYLPDAQRHGAELFTHVAVHHLARHEGHWRVYYRLVGMGREVFDAPLQFLTTDRVILSAGTLGSTEILLRSRAAGLPLSRELGRHFSGNGDLMGFGYNLDVPVNGVGYGEEPVEGRGPVGPSITGVIEVKDPDSVERGMVLEEGAVPAALGGYLPALFAAVAPLMGEDTDEGFVDGVKENVRVVEGLVRGPYHGALHHTQTLFVMSHDSGSGELRLDGDSLRAVWPGVGRQENFLRADQKMRKATEVFGGTYVRNPVGARWLDNSILITHPLGGCAMGEDAQSGVVDHEGRVFAGESGTEVHEGLYVCDGAVIPRPLGTNPFLTISAVAERFCALLAQRQGWHIDYSSRPEPLPPPRALPVGLRFTESLQGTLSGAVDEDYRPAAAPDRAGATTFRFIITVLVPDVNALLEDPEHATRVTGCVLAPGLSPRPLTVTHGQLQVLVPDPQQPTVKQLRYRMQLLCESGARFYFEGFKQLVDDPGLDMWEDTTTLFVTVRRGGAEGPLCHKGVLRISLDDFARQCSTFRVTNASNTQEQLSAVGRFGRFFLGGLFDIYWKPSAPEEALA; this is encoded by the coding sequence ATGCGTCAGCTGTCCTCTTCGGTTGAGAGACTGGGCGAACACTGGCCCGTGGTGATTGTGGGCTCGGGCTACGGCGGCGCCATTGCCGCTTCACGGTTGGCCCGTGCGGGGCAGAAGGTCTGCGTCCTGGAGCGGGGCAAGGAGCGCATGCCGGGAGAGTTCCCCCGGACCAGTGGCCAGTTGTTGAAGGACGTGCAGATGTCCGGGCCGGGAGGGGACTTGCTGGGCAAGCTCCGGCTCGGCTCACCCACGGGGCTGCTCTCGCTGCACCTGCTGGGGGACGTGGCCGTGCTCACCGGGTGCGGCCTGGGCGGCACCTCGCTCATCAACGCCAGCGTGGCCCTGCGGCCTGACCCGCGCGTCCTCAAGGAGGAGAGCTGGCCGGAGGCGTTCCGCGCGGACGTCGAGGGCCGGCTCGCGGATGGGTACTCCCACGTGGAGCGGATGCTCGGCGTTCAGCCGTACCCCGCCTCCCGCCCCACGCCTCGCAAGCTGGAGATCCTGGAGCAGTCCGCCCAGGCCGTGGGGGGACGCTTCTTCCGCCCGCCGCTGAGCATCCACTTCGAGGCGGGGCTCAACGCGGCCGGGATTCGCCAGGGGGGCTGCACGCTCTGCGGCGACTGCGCCACCGGCTGCAACGTGGGCGCCAAGAACACCACGCAGATGAACTACCTGCCGGACGCCCAGCGCCATGGCGCGGAGCTGTTCACCCACGTGGCGGTGCACCACCTGGCGCGCCACGAGGGCCACTGGCGCGTGTACTACCGGCTGGTGGGCATGGGGCGCGAGGTGTTCGACGCGCCGCTCCAGTTCCTCACCACGGACCGGGTCATCCTCTCGGCGGGCACCCTGGGCAGCACGGAGATCCTCCTGCGCTCGCGCGCCGCGGGGCTGCCCCTGTCGCGGGAGCTGGGCCGGCACTTCTCCGGCAACGGCGACCTGATGGGGTTCGGGTACAACCTGGACGTGCCCGTCAACGGCGTGGGCTACGGCGAGGAGCCCGTGGAGGGCCGGGGCCCGGTGGGGCCCTCCATCACCGGCGTCATCGAGGTGAAGGATCCGGACTCGGTGGAGCGCGGCATGGTGCTGGAGGAGGGCGCGGTCCCCGCGGCGCTGGGCGGCTATCTGCCCGCGCTCTTCGCGGCGGTGGCGCCCCTCATGGGCGAGGACACCGACGAGGGCTTCGTGGACGGGGTGAAGGAGAACGTCCGGGTGGTGGAGGGGCTGGTGCGCGGGCCCTACCACGGGGCGCTCCACCACACCCAGACGCTCTTCGTCATGTCCCATGACTCGGGCAGCGGCGAGCTGCGGCTGGATGGCGACAGCCTGCGCGCCGTCTGGCCAGGGGTGGGACGGCAGGAGAACTTCCTCCGGGCGGACCAGAAGATGCGCAAGGCCACCGAGGTGTTCGGCGGCACCTACGTGCGCAACCCCGTGGGCGCCCGGTGGCTGGACAACTCCATCCTCATCACGCACCCCCTGGGCGGGTGCGCCATGGGGGAGGACGCGCAGAGCGGCGTGGTGGACCACGAGGGCCGCGTCTTCGCGGGAGAGTCCGGCACGGAGGTTCACGAGGGGCTCTACGTCTGTGACGGGGCCGTCATTCCCCGCCCCCTGGGCACCAACCCCTTCCTCACCATCTCCGCGGTGGCCGAGCGCTTCTGCGCCCTGCTGGCGCAGCGGCAGGGCTGGCACATCGACTATTCCTCGCGCCCGGAGCCGCTGCCGCCCCCGCGCGCACTGCCCGTGGGCCTGCGCTTCACCGAGAGCTTGCAGGGCACCCTCTCCGGCGCGGTGGACGAGGACTACCGCCCGGCCGCGGCGCCGGACCGGGCTGGGGCGACCACCTTCCGCTTCATCATCACCGTGCTGGTGCCGGACGTGAACGCCCTGCTGGAGGACCCGGAGCACGCCACGCGGGTGACGGGGTGTGTGCTGGCGCCGGGGCTCTCCCCCCGGCCGCTGACGGTCACCCACGGACAGCTCCAGGTGCTCGTCCCGGATCCTCAGCAGCCCACGGTGAAGCAGCTCCGCTACCGGATGCAGCTGCTCTGTGAGTCCGGCGCGCGCTTCTACTTCGAGGGCTTCAAGCAGCTGGTGGACGACCCGGGCCTGGACATGTGGGAGGACACCACCACGCTCTTCGTCACCGTGCGGCGCGGCGGGGCCGAGGGGCCCCTGTGCCACAAGGGCGTGCTGCGCATCTCCCTCGACGACTTCGCCCGGCAGTGCTCCACCTTCCGGGTGACGAACGCCTCCAACACGCAGGAGCAGCTCTCGGCGGTGGGCCGCTTCGGGCGCTTCTTCCTGGGCGGGCTCTTCGACATCTACTGGAAGCCGTCCGCCCCCGAGGAAGCGCTCGCCTGA
- the fliB gene encoding flagellin lysine-N-methylase: MTPPATTLRFMTRFRCIAERCEDTCCGGLRVGVSEASVERIHATLREAGTAEPAGGFSIAFPEGGPAERTLLRMRPDGHCVFFDAERRCSLHRAHGEAVLPDICSTFPRTLWKHGDRLEVSGSLACPEVVRLLLLAEDAVEPVPVPPGLVARPEAARPTPGLPGDLYVLHAEAVRDALRERLLAPGAPLSSRLSGLAHWAFQLDERFRGPAPLPDGEAEAGALLRAALRSEVPAQGPQGPLAAWEEGGPRALRLLSQLKDLSGVTRSERFARFVHGARTALGVTGDGEQERAGVWRLYAARREGLEARHGARLEQYFHHYLVNYLLRYPHTEAFGLLAYVHRLTVRLALLRLTLVAHPDLSPQSSQEALDGAAVECFQLLSRNVDLAPDFLALPQEQVAGGRTRCREETLAWARFS, encoded by the coding sequence TTGACGCCCCCCGCCACCACGCTGCGCTTCATGACGCGCTTCCGTTGCATCGCGGAGCGCTGCGAGGACACGTGCTGTGGGGGGCTCCGGGTGGGGGTGAGCGAGGCGAGCGTGGAGCGGATCCACGCGACGCTGCGGGAGGCAGGCACGGCGGAGCCCGCCGGGGGCTTCAGCATCGCCTTTCCGGAAGGTGGGCCCGCGGAGCGGACCCTCCTGCGCATGCGGCCGGATGGGCATTGCGTCTTCTTCGATGCCGAGCGGCGCTGCTCGCTCCACCGCGCCCATGGGGAGGCGGTGCTGCCGGACATCTGCTCCACCTTTCCGCGCACCCTCTGGAAGCACGGGGACCGGCTGGAGGTCTCCGGCTCCCTGGCATGCCCGGAGGTGGTCCGCCTGTTGCTCCTGGCCGAGGATGCGGTGGAGCCGGTGCCCGTGCCCCCCGGCCTGGTGGCCCGTCCCGAGGCGGCGCGGCCCACCCCAGGCCTGCCGGGAGACCTCTACGTGCTCCATGCCGAGGCGGTCCGGGACGCGCTCCGGGAGCGCCTGCTCGCGCCGGGCGCCCCGTTGTCCTCGCGGCTCTCGGGCCTGGCCCACTGGGCCTTCCAGCTGGATGAGCGGTTCCGGGGACCGGCACCGCTTCCGGACGGAGAGGCGGAAGCCGGCGCCTTGCTGAGGGCCGCGCTCCGGTCCGAAGTCCCAGCACAGGGCCCCCAGGGGCCGCTGGCCGCGTGGGAGGAGGGGGGACCTCGCGCCCTGCGGCTGCTCTCCCAATTGAAGGACCTGAGCGGGGTGACGCGCAGCGAGCGCTTCGCCCGGTTCGTTCATGGCGCCCGGACCGCGCTGGGCGTGACGGGGGACGGAGAACAGGAGCGCGCCGGCGTGTGGCGCCTCTATGCCGCGCGGCGGGAGGGGCTGGAGGCGCGCCATGGCGCCCGGCTCGAGCAGTACTTCCACCACTACCTGGTGAACTACCTGCTGCGCTACCCGCACACCGAGGCGTTCGGCTTGCTCGCGTACGTGCACCGCCTGACCGTGCGGCTGGCGCTGTTGCGGCTGACGCTGGTGGCCCATCCGGACCTCTCGCCCCAGTCCTCCCAGGAGGCGCTGGATGGCGCGGCGGTGGAGTGCTTCCAGCTCCTCTCGCGCAACGTGGACCTGGCGCCGGACTTCCTGGCGCTCCCCCAGGAGCAGGTGGCCGGTGGCCGGACGCGCTGCCGGGAGGAGACGCTCGCCTGGGCCCGCTTCTCCTGA
- a CDS encoding EF-hand domain-containing protein, with amino-acid sequence MAKKKPGKKATAKQPAKRQSTAKKPARKAAAKPTRKAAAKKSAPKAAAKKTAAKKAAPKKAAPKKAAPKKTAPKPASKAAAKKPARKAAAKSPARAAPKPAAPKARKPAPRKKAAAIPESYEPEAQEGEEETEEEAEQVVETTSAGLQPLAPEHAAVDDLTSTGNELLDIFQKYDRNRTGFIEAPEFARLLEALGQNITEEDLQIAFDIIDIDRSGKISWKQFKNWWTSR; translated from the coding sequence ATGGCGAAGAAGAAGCCAGGCAAGAAGGCCACCGCGAAGCAACCGGCGAAGCGTCAGTCCACCGCGAAGAAGCCGGCCCGTAAGGCGGCGGCGAAGCCCACGCGCAAGGCGGCGGCAAAGAAGTCTGCCCCCAAGGCGGCGGCGAAGAAGACCGCGGCGAAGAAGGCCGCGCCGAAGAAGGCCGCGCCGAAGAAGGCCGCGCCGAAGAAGACCGCACCGAAGCCCGCGAGCAAGGCGGCGGCGAAGAAGCCCGCCCGGAAGGCCGCGGCGAAGTCCCCGGCCCGGGCCGCGCCCAAGCCGGCGGCTCCGAAGGCCCGCAAGCCCGCGCCCCGCAAGAAGGCGGCGGCGATTCCCGAGAGCTACGAGCCCGAGGCTCAGGAGGGTGAGGAGGAAACAGAAGAGGAGGCGGAGCAGGTCGTCGAGACCACGTCGGCCGGCCTCCAGCCCCTGGCCCCCGAGCACGCGGCCGTGGATGACCTGACCAGCACCGGCAACGAGCTGCTCGACATCTTCCAGAAGTACGACCGCAACCGGACCGGTTTCATCGAGGCCCCCGAGTTCGCGCGGCTGCTGGAGGCGCTCGGCCAGAACATCACCGAGGAGGACCTGCAGATCGCCTTCGACATCATCGACATCGATCGCAGCGGGAAGATCTCCTGGAAGCAGTTCAAGAACTGGTGGACCAGCCGCTGA
- a CDS encoding VOC family protein has translation MSSFMKVLVSDGERSARFYEGLGFERVQSEPPFLHLKWRGTADVYLVSMPSGVGMEARRGVGVLLGFRTGEGGVDAVAARAAQEGVSFDGPTLQPWHTREIVITDPDGYRLNFIEPA, from the coding sequence GTGTCATCTTTCATGAAGGTGCTCGTGTCGGACGGCGAGCGCTCGGCGCGGTTCTACGAGGGGCTCGGCTTCGAGCGCGTCCAGTCGGAGCCGCCCTTCCTGCACCTGAAGTGGCGGGGCACGGCGGATGTGTACCTGGTCTCCATGCCCTCCGGCGTGGGGATGGAGGCCCGGCGCGGGGTGGGGGTGTTGCTGGGGTTCCGCACCGGCGAGGGCGGGGTGGACGCGGTGGCGGCCCGGGCGGCCCAGGAAGGCGTGAGCTTCGACGGGCCCACCCTCCAGCCGTGGCACACGCGGGAGATCGTCATCACGGATCCCGATGGGTACCGGCTGAACTTCATCGAGCCCGCCTGA
- a CDS encoding P1 family peptidase — protein MPCSLRALLFAVLLVSWALPGTGAAQPAPTRPRARELGIPFGGQPGPLDAITDVAGVEVGHTTLISGQGRLVKGKGPVRTGVTAVWPRGKASDEPTFAAIYALNGNGEMTGSHWVNESGLLSGPVTLTNTFSVGTVHQAVIAWASKQGKAFDFSLPVVAETYDGVLNDIEGFHVKPEHVFRALDGARGGPVAEGSVGGGTGMICHGFKGGIGTASRKLPEAQGGYTVGVLVQCNYGLRKPFSVAGVPVGEEIPDLQACHTGGQAPSNAFNSGMAACPEKGASRQEAFHEDLGSIIVIVATDAPLLPHQLGRVARRVPLGIGKMGGFGADPSGDIFLAFSTQGTRPSAQGAVSTVGMLENERITPLFEATVQATQEAILNALLAADTLTGVDGVRVFALPQDRLMEAMKKYGRK, from the coding sequence ATGCCATGTTCGCTCCGCGCCTTGCTCTTCGCCGTCCTGCTCGTGTCCTGGGCTCTGCCGGGGACAGGAGCGGCTCAGCCCGCCCCCACCCGGCCCCGGGCCCGGGAGCTGGGGATTCCCTTCGGAGGGCAGCCGGGGCCCCTGGATGCCATCACGGACGTGGCGGGCGTGGAGGTGGGCCACACCACGCTCATCTCGGGGCAAGGCCGGCTCGTGAAGGGCAAGGGGCCGGTGCGCACCGGCGTCACCGCCGTGTGGCCGCGCGGCAAGGCCTCGGACGAGCCCACCTTCGCCGCCATCTACGCGCTCAATGGCAACGGCGAGATGACGGGCAGCCACTGGGTGAACGAGTCGGGGCTGCTCTCCGGGCCGGTGACCCTCACCAACACCTTCAGCGTGGGCACGGTGCACCAGGCGGTGATTGCGTGGGCCTCGAAGCAGGGCAAGGCCTTCGACTTCAGCCTGCCGGTGGTGGCGGAGACCTACGACGGCGTCCTCAATGACATCGAGGGCTTTCACGTCAAGCCGGAGCATGTCTTCCGCGCGCTCGACGGCGCCCGCGGAGGCCCGGTCGCCGAGGGCTCGGTGGGGGGCGGCACGGGGATGATCTGCCACGGCTTCAAGGGCGGGATTGGCACCGCCTCGCGCAAGCTGCCCGAGGCGCAAGGGGGCTACACGGTGGGCGTGCTGGTCCAGTGCAACTACGGCCTGCGCAAGCCGTTCTCGGTGGCGGGGGTGCCGGTGGGAGAGGAGATTCCGGACCTTCAGGCGTGCCACACGGGCGGCCAGGCCCCCTCCAACGCCTTCAACTCCGGCATGGCCGCGTGCCCGGAGAAGGGGGCCTCCCGGCAGGAGGCTTTCCACGAGGACCTGGGGTCCATCATCGTCATCGTCGCCACGGACGCGCCTCTGCTTCCCCATCAGCTCGGGCGGGTGGCCCGGCGCGTGCCGCTGGGCATCGGGAAGATGGGCGGCTTTGGCGCGGACCCCTCGGGCGACATCTTCCTGGCCTTCTCGACCCAGGGCACGCGCCCGTCCGCGCAGGGCGCGGTCTCCACCGTGGGCATGCTGGAGAACGAGCGGATCACCCCCCTGTTCGAGGCCACGGTGCAGGCCACCCAGGAGGCCATCCTCAACGCGCTGCTCGCCGCGGACACCCTGACCGGGGTGGATGGCGTCCGGGTCTTCGCCTTGCCGCAGGACCGGCTCATGGAGGCGATGAAGAAATACGGCCGCAAGTAG
- a CDS encoding dihydrofolate reductase family protein yields MHRHAIENFERADALLFGRVIYEMMEAAWRPPARTGARPEWTEPFARTIDAAKKYVVSSTLDRVDWNAELVRGELGQAVQQLKREPGKGLFVGGVKLPMALAELGLIDEYEFVVHPRLVGHGPVLFAGLSKHVDLKLVSRRDFASGAVAMRYEPRR; encoded by the coding sequence TTGCATCGCCACGCGATCGAGAACTTCGAGCGGGCCGATGCCCTCCTCTTTGGCCGGGTGATTTACGAGATGATGGAGGCAGCGTGGCGTCCGCCGGCACGGACGGGAGCGAGGCCTGAGTGGACGGAACCCTTCGCCCGGACGATCGATGCGGCAAAGAAGTACGTTGTGTCGAGCACCCTGGACCGGGTCGATTGGAACGCGGAGCTCGTGCGCGGGGAGCTGGGGCAGGCGGTCCAACAGCTCAAGAGGGAGCCGGGGAAGGGACTGTTCGTGGGAGGCGTGAAGCTCCCCATGGCGTTGGCGGAGCTCGGGTTGATCGACGAGTATGAGTTCGTGGTGCATCCCAGGCTCGTGGGCCACGGGCCGGTGTTGTTCGCGGGGCTCTCGAAGCATGTCGACTTGAAGCTCGTGAGCCGGCGGGATTTCGCCTCGGGGGCGGTGGCCATGCGGTATGAGCCGAGAAGATAG
- a CDS encoding DUSAM domain-containing protein, which produces MTAEIDWGPIRALGQHVIERGEPLELTDEVRSLLRRSASEVAISPEDAENALRSVPTATTLLGEITRRIREGSDRLGEARHRAYDLRDAGNLDGAGRQMEEVLAVEVVPLYRKRADAMIRETTRLKSVAASGQVDPKLSDRAQVPILLHRVQQGHPLELNEGMRAFLRRSAADVGMSEAETEQALATPESAGALLRQIMGRLRDASDRLESAMERMMELRDAGDLEGARQQIRDWMAVEVVPRYRRAAEENLAYLDSLSPAP; this is translated from the coding sequence ATGACCGCTGAGATTGATTGGGGACCCATTCGGGCACTGGGGCAGCACGTGATCGAGCGCGGCGAACCGCTTGAACTCACGGATGAGGTGCGCTCCCTCTTGCGAAGGTCCGCCTCGGAAGTGGCGATCTCTCCAGAGGATGCGGAGAACGCTCTACGCAGTGTGCCCACAGCCACCACGCTGCTCGGGGAGATCACGCGCCGCATCCGGGAAGGCTCAGACCGGCTAGGCGAGGCCCGACACCGGGCATATGACCTCAGGGACGCTGGGAACCTGGACGGCGCGGGCAGGCAGATGGAAGAGGTGCTCGCCGTTGAGGTCGTTCCGCTGTATCGCAAGCGCGCCGATGCCATGATTCGCGAGACAACCCGGCTCAAGTCGGTTGCTGCGAGCGGACAGGTCGATCCGAAACTCTCCGACCGGGCTCAGGTCCCGATCCTTCTCCATCGCGTTCAGCAAGGGCACCCGCTGGAACTCAACGAGGGGATGCGCGCGTTCCTGCGACGGTCCGCCGCTGACGTGGGCATGAGCGAGGCCGAGACGGAGCAGGCTCTAGCAACCCCTGAGAGTGCAGGGGCGCTTCTCCGGCAAATCATGGGGCGCCTTCGTGATGCCTCAGACCGGCTTGAGAGCGCCATGGAGCGGATGATGGAACTCCGGGATGCTGGAGATCTCGAAGGGGCACGCCAGCAAATCCGCGACTGGATGGCCGTGGAGGTCGTCCCGAGATACCGCCGCGCCGCCGAGGAGAACCTCGCGTATCTGGATTCGCTGTCACCGGCACCGTAA
- a CDS encoding immunity 52 family protein, with the protein MIENHYAASFWLARSESAEACARRAERFFHLLGRCDPAWTRWYETADSLEEARKLQFTADASHFQKLFAQDEHQIGDGFSFHLWTGENLQETSGVDGACGSSSLRLPSSCVLEPYTRGPHAGRVLTAPVMTAVLRAMALAWEPEWGIATSAAHRQMAVKGFPHPGTFVGWIMYFSRMRGTVPPLPAPVCIEPVEDKGTLVILTPERFTVSNPEHVALAARVHELLDRARLLRPLQPWPAG; encoded by the coding sequence ATGATAGAGAACCATTACGCCGCCTCCTTCTGGCTCGCCCGGTCCGAATCCGCCGAGGCTTGCGCGCGGCGCGCGGAGCGTTTCTTCCACCTTCTGGGGCGCTGCGACCCGGCGTGGACCCGCTGGTATGAGACAGCAGACTCCCTCGAGGAAGCACGCAAACTCCAGTTCACGGCAGATGCCTCGCACTTCCAGAAGCTGTTCGCACAGGACGAGCATCAGATCGGTGATGGCTTCTCGTTCCATTTGTGGACGGGCGAAAACCTACAGGAAACGTCCGGCGTTGACGGGGCGTGTGGTTCATCCTCCCTCCGGCTTCCATCTTCCTGCGTACTAGAGCCCTACACCCGAGGACCTCATGCGGGGCGGGTGCTGACCGCTCCTGTCATGACCGCGGTGCTGCGCGCCATGGCCCTGGCCTGGGAGCCGGAATGGGGGATTGCTACGTCCGCCGCGCACCGGCAGATGGCGGTGAAGGGGTTTCCACACCCAGGCACCTTTGTGGGCTGGATCATGTACTTCTCGCGAATGCGCGGCACGGTACCCCCGCTGCCTGCTCCCGTGTGCATCGAGCCTGTGGAGGACAAGGGCACCCTCGTCATCCTCACTCCCGAGCGGTTCACCGTTTCCAACCCGGAGCACGTCGCGCTGGCTGCTCGCGTCCACGAACTGCTGGACCGGGCCAGGCTGCTGCGGCCGTTGCAGCCCTGGCCGGCAGGGTGA